From Bacteroidota bacterium, one genomic window encodes:
- the ribD gene encoding bifunctional diaminohydroxyphosphoribosylaminopyrimidine deaminase/5-amino-6-(5-phosphoribosylamino)uracil reductase RibD, producing MTSDEIFMHRCLELAESGLGKVAPNPMVGAVIVLDGKIIGEGFHQEFGQAHAEVNAINDALKTHPESVFANATMYVNLEPCSHHGKTPPCCDLIIQKKFRKVVVGMQDPFSLVNGEGIRKLSNSGIDVINGVCSKEAMELNRRFITFHTEKRPYVILKYAKSLDGYISPIEPNPENRWITNSYSKKLVHKWRSEEMGIMVGTKTALIDNPELNVREWSGKDPLRIVIDRSLKLPSHLHLMNGKIRTLIINEKENRESGLNEWIQVNFKESVIPQILKILFERNIQSVIVEGGQLLLQKFIDAETWDEARVFTGNKWLGKGKTAPLIEGKVISQYTISDDTLVILRK from the coding sequence ATGACATCGGATGAGATATTCATGCATCGTTGCCTGGAACTGGCTGAATCCGGACTGGGCAAAGTGGCGCCAAATCCAATGGTTGGAGCAGTGATTGTTCTGGACGGAAAGATTATTGGCGAGGGTTTTCATCAGGAGTTTGGTCAGGCACACGCTGAAGTGAATGCGATTAATGATGCTTTGAAAACCCATCCCGAATCAGTTTTCGCCAATGCAACCATGTATGTTAACCTGGAACCCTGCTCTCATCACGGAAAAACGCCTCCCTGTTGTGATCTGATTATTCAGAAAAAATTCAGGAAAGTAGTTGTCGGTATGCAGGATCCATTTTCACTGGTAAATGGCGAAGGAATTCGTAAATTATCAAATTCCGGAATTGATGTAATAAATGGTGTTTGTTCCAAAGAAGCAATGGAATTAAACCGACGATTCATTACTTTTCATACTGAAAAAAGACCGTACGTTATATTAAAATATGCAAAAAGTTTAGACGGTTATATCTCCCCTATAGAGCCAAATCCCGAAAACAGATGGATAACCAATTCCTACAGTAAAAAGCTGGTACACAAATGGAGAAGCGAAGAGATGGGAATCATGGTTGGGACAAAAACAGCATTGATAGATAACCCGGAGTTGAATGTTCGTGAATGGTCAGGTAAAGATCCTCTACGCATTGTTATTGATCGTTCTTTAAAATTACCCTCGCATCTTCATCTGATGAATGGGAAAATCCGAACCTTAATAATCAATGAGAAAGAAAACCGGGAATCGGGATTGAACGAATGGATTCAGGTTAATTTTAAAGAGTCAGTTATTCCCCAAATTTTGAAAATTCTTTTTGAACGAAATATTCAATCAGTAATTGTAGAAGGCGGACAATTGCTTTTGCAAAAATTTATCGACGCCGAAACATGGGACGAAGCACGTGTTTTTACCGGAAATAAATGGCTGGGTAAAGGAAAAACCGCTCCATTGATTGAAGGAAAGGTAATTTCTCAATATACCATTTCTGATGACACATTGGTGATACTGAGAAAATAA
- a CDS encoding M20/M25/M40 family metallo-hydrolase: MELLKQLCAIAAPSGDEGHMNEFLLDYIRKNNNKWKVQPEIYCGEDFQDCIVLIFGKPRTSIYAHIDNIGFTVRYSDQLVKIGGPHLKSGTKLVGQDSQGTVQCEVVIDDENHLLYKGDREIDRGTNLSYFPDWREDESSVQCCYMDNRLGVWNALKVCETLENGAVVFSCWEEHGGGSVPYLSRFLFEKYGIRKALISDITWITEGVHAGKGVVISMRDTGLPRRKFLNQIIQHAQKSGIPFQLEVEGSGGSDGTELQKQPYPIDWCFIGAAEENVHSPDEKVNKKDITAMVDLYKYLMKVL; the protein is encoded by the coding sequence ATGGAATTATTGAAACAACTTTGCGCTATTGCCGCTCCTTCAGGTGATGAAGGTCACATGAATGAATTTTTATTGGATTACATCCGGAAAAACAATAACAAGTGGAAAGTTCAACCTGAAATTTATTGCGGAGAAGATTTCCAGGATTGCATTGTACTGATATTTGGTAAACCGAGAACTTCCATCTATGCGCATATAGATAATATTGGCTTCACAGTCAGATATTCAGATCAATTGGTAAAAATCGGCGGGCCACATCTCAAGAGCGGAACAAAGCTGGTTGGACAAGATAGTCAGGGTACGGTACAATGCGAAGTAGTCATTGATGACGAAAATCATCTTTTGTATAAAGGAGATCGCGAGATTGACAGAGGAACGAATCTATCGTATTTTCCCGATTGGAGAGAAGACGAAAGCAGCGTTCAATGTTGCTACATGGATAATCGTCTGGGAGTCTGGAATGCATTAAAAGTTTGTGAAACTCTTGAAAACGGGGCCGTTGTATTTTCTTGTTGGGAAGAACATGGTGGTGGAAGTGTTCCCTATCTTTCCAGATTTCTTTTTGAAAAATACGGAATTCGAAAAGCGCTTATCAGTGATATCACATGGATTACGGAAGGAGTTCATGCCGGTAAAGGAGTAGTTATCTCCATGCGTGATACAGGTTTACCCAGAAGAAAATTTTTAAATCAAATTATTCAACACGCGCAGAAAAGCGGAATTCCTTTTCAGCTGGAAGTTGAAGGGTCCGGAGGAAGCGATGGTACTGAATTGCAAAAACAGCCCTACCCGATCGACTGGTGTTTCATTGGTGCCGCGGAAGAAAATGTGCATAGTCCGGATGAAAAGGTAAATAAAAAGGATATTACTGCAATGGTGGATCTTTATAAGTATCTGATGAAGGTCTTATAA
- a CDS encoding acyl-CoA thioesterase, whose product MYTSEVQVRVRYAETDQMGYVYYGNYAAYFEVARVEALRSLGFSYKKLEEDGVMLPVLDFSVKYFKPAFYDDVLTIRTTIRVMPQARIHFEYDTYNEKEVLLNSASTTLVFINRKTNRPCPAPEDFRKSIGKYFDI is encoded by the coding sequence AACTGATCAAATGGGTTATGTTTACTATGGAAACTACGCCGCTTATTTTGAAGTGGCCCGCGTAGAAGCATTACGCAGCCTTGGTTTTAGCTATAAGAAACTGGAAGAAGATGGTGTGATGCTACCTGTCTTGGATTTTTCCGTGAAATATTTTAAACCTGCTTTTTACGATGATGTATTAACCATTCGAACAACAATACGTGTAATGCCTCAGGCACGTATTCATTTTGAATATGATACATACAACGAAAAAGAAGTCTTGTTAAATTCAGCAAGCACAACCCTCGTTTTCATCAATCGAAAAACAAATCGTCCTTGTCCTGCTCCGGAAGATTTTAGAAAGTCAATCGGGAAATATTTTGATATATAA